In Tachysurus fulvidraco isolate hzauxx_2018 chromosome 1, HZAU_PFXX_2.0, whole genome shotgun sequence, a single window of DNA contains:
- the LOC125141401 gene encoding uncharacterized protein LOC125141401 produces the protein MFNMTNGLNKFNIHTGVRECDLEKYSKYTKNKTPKKIIDEYKLGKVDNHKCLLAMEKPTAGVVAQHIPPKSTWTAVLQLLKTNPQISATLEQKNNEAFYLMKKMKHDPDGKQQLCMNTLYTDHQHALSSGNRVESRACRRFLTNTFLSGDTEKALKLSLMTAHPQCSDNIWNDLGIRHQFSTCDPGLAVMDRNEYYKRAFKDIVKKYSKWDLIDQDQAIRLLQWVHKDLFLDKTTVDYKEIIHAIKDAKKKRNTSRDQL, from the exons ATGTTTAACATGACAAATGgcttaaataaatttaatatccATACTGGAGTGCGAGAATGTGATCTGGAGAAATACAGCAAGTACACTAAAAACaagacaccaaaaaaaattatcGATGAGTACAAACTCGGAAAAGTGGACAACCACAAgtg CCTTTTAGCCATGGAGAAGCCTACAGCAGGAGTGGTGGCACAGCACATTCCACCAAAAAGTACATGGACTGCAGTCCTTCAACTCCTCAAAACAAACCCACAGATTTCTGCCACTTTAGAGCAAAAGAACAACGAAGCTTTCTACTTaatgaagaaaatgaaacatgacCCAGATGGAAAACAGCAGCTCTGCATGAACACGCTGTACACAGATCACCAGCATGCTCTGAGCAGTGGAAACCGTGTAGAATCCAGAGCCTGCAG ACGGTTCCTGACAAACACCTTTTTAAGTGGAGATACAGAGAAAGCTCTGAAGCTCTCCTTAATGACGGCCCATCCTCAATGCTCGGACAACATCTGGAACGATCTTG GTATTCGTCATCAGTTCAGTACATGTGATCCCGGACTTGCTGTGATGGACAGGAACGAGTACTACAAGAGAGCATTTAAAGACATAGtgaaaaaatacagcaaatggGATCTCATCGACCAAGACCAAGCCATCCGACTACTACAGTGGGTGCACAAAGACCTATTTCTGGACAAAACTACCGTGGActataaagaaataattcatGCTATAAAagatgcaaaaaagaaaagaaacacaagcaGAGATCAACTCTGA
- the LOC125141205 gene encoding uncharacterized protein LOC125141205, protein MQERMNIFNSWKHNIKKICDLLVLEKEDFKTMDLTLYSLSTKEDFVSSSELGLFRNYGLPLVFEVKQKPKFSFDPLICCFLGVAQVVAGVLICELTAGSMSSFGPGLISEGVSDIISGIMGMINGNFDWASWAMSKAIIIQNSLACYGFSVLKRSLSSVTNAANSIFNGSKSLKHTAWLAYHSGRKLFLSPTVKSLTSSVCIKNITLNAAKLNLKKTSVYAVKQLAFHGVNTALNNIDAKAFKREFQLIFKQSIYSALHQNAQFVRMLLDFISSGIPKAAVNKKTGYKISKTLEKQIIESVDQTTRLSIQGLIINCNQIKNTIKKLSNLWDNSAKFIAHRPHTCIKRLLSAASMSTTIYEMYSSIPTKQTIDCNFVPAFLKSMQEEALFETYDHDGRDKLLDVERLKDDLIDLVSEVISQTMVESFSGSATSLFTKTFTQQLNSVTGNVLGNLKHKTQSFFVTQQHCHGRKSATECKKRSMSKRDLSELTSYANNIADYQQPATALEAHILTKSSLLGGKGICITVPDARGRLAEKTFPGTDPVAGTIKLYFTKTPLTSQGNDSKLNKLKLYSNPEDVPQSGHIDIVRPDGSRETVNCLFHAVIQATTDDPSNVVLQKVKELHRNVGEEVRKNMPYIYVQV, encoded by the exons atgcaaGAAAGGATGAACATATTTAACTCATGGAAACACAATATCAAAAAAATCTGCGATCTGCTTGTATTGGAAAAAGAAGATTTCAAAACTATGGACTTGACACTTTACAGCTTATCGACTAAGGAGGATTTTGTTTCTTCTAGTGAACTCGGCCTCTTCCGTAATTATGGCCTTCCACTTGTGTTTGAGGTAAAACAAAAGCCCAAATTCTCATTTGATCCCctgatttgttgttttcttgGTGTGGCTCAGGTTGTAGCAGGAGTTCTGATATGTGAACTGACAGCTGGTTCCATGTCCTCATTTGGTCCTGGTTTGATCTCAGAAGGTGTGTCTGATATAATCAGTGGTATTATGGGAATGATAAATGGCAATTTTGACTGGGCATCATGGGCGATGTCTAAAGCAATCATTATACAAAATTCTTTGGCCTGTTATGGATTTAGTGTGCTCAAAAGATCACTCTCCTCAGTGACAAATGCAGCAAATAGTATCTTCAATGGCAGCAAGTCACTAAAACATACTGCATGGCTTGCCTACCATTCAGGAAGGAAGCTATTCCTGTCCCCAACAGTCAAGTCATTAACATCATCAGTTTGCATAAAAAACATCACATTGAATGCAGCCAAactgaacttaaaaaaaacaagtgtgtaTGCTGTTAAGCAACTGGCTTTTCACGGAGTAAACACTGCTTTGAACAACATTGATGCTAAAGCTTTCAAACGAGAATTTCAACTTATTTTCAAACAATCTATCTATTCAGCACTGCACCAGAATGCACAATTCGTTCGAATGCTTTTAGATTTTATCAGCTCAGGAATCCCAAAGGCAGCCgtaaataaaaagacaggctACAAGATTAGCAAAACCTTGGAGAAACAAATTATTGAATCTGTTGATCAGACTACAAGACTTAGCATCCAAGGTCTTATAATAAACTGtaaccaaataaaaaataccatTAAAAAACTGTCAAATTTATGGGACAATTCAGCAAAGTTTATTGCACACCGACCTCATACCTGCATCAAGAGACTTCTGAGTGCTGCAAGCATGTCCACTACCATTTATGAAATGTACTCCTCCATTCCTACTAAACAGACCATTGACTGTAATTTTGTTCCTGCATTTTTGAAGTCTATGCAAGAGGAAGCTTTATTTGAGACATATGACCATGATGGAAGGGACAAACTGTTGGATGTGGAACGTCTTAAAGATGATCTTATTGACTTAGTTTCAGAAGTTATTTCCCAAACCATGGTGGAGAGTTTTTCTGGGTCTGCCACCTCCttgtttacaaaaacatttactcaACAACTAAACTCTGTTACTGGAAATGTACTTGGCAATTTGAAGCACAAAACCCAAAGTTTCTTTGTGACTCAGCAGCATTGTCATGGTCGGAAATCAGCCACTGAATGCAAGAAAAGATCTATGAGTAAAAGAGACCTAAGTGAGCTCACAAGTTATGCTAATAATATAGCTGATTATCAACAGCCAGCAACAGCATTAGAAGCCCATATCCTCACAAAGAGTAGCTTGTTGGGAGGAAAAGGAATCTGTATAACTGTACCAGATGCTCGAGGACGTCTTGCAGAGAAGACTTTCCCAGGAACTGACCCAGTAGCTGGTACTATCAAACTCTATTTTACAAAAACACCTCTGACTTCTCAAGG AAATGACTCAAAGTTGAACAAACTGAAACTTTACAGTAATCCTGAAGATGTCCCACAGAGTGGTCACATTGATATTGTTCGTCCTGACGGATCACGAGAAACTGTGAACTGTCTTTTTCATGCTGTCATCCAAGCAACAACTGATGACCCGAGCAATGTTGTGCTACAAAAAGTTAAAGAGCTCCATAGGAATGTTGGTGAGGAGGTAAGGAAAAACATGCCATATATTTATGTTCAAGTTTAG
- the LOC113657102 gene encoding protein translocase subunit SecA-like yields the protein MGLLGGEITVNNCTPYKWTACIETQTPWLFPDRYTTLDIQPHKKTRQYQRDLIKWGKAIYLKVKYGQCSETECKTDPDLWYLFNPRDDPCFTIRESGDHWYIHLDCNVNYEDKKSTCPNYEKIKDDAREEEQKRRQDEEQRRQAQLERERRIEEQIKRESELAEKKLSQAKETLKQKAEALNHRLRGHELHHQTHVIQQTLEAEIEIDEVTEIEKKFSALLCEYQITDEEDSEETLEYRMKTLQNELMVEYCKKHDLTSSCVFSFDTAVGYETLPLRDRLTVLETVLQLVFEEDEHDHTHKHDQDFLLDVLELLQDDHPSLGFNLLQNVLQTDMKLSTESKEILCQIAFNNTWKLAEITDFMRYVVRNDKDKDQVQAILHIAQTYKLEYGNVLNALDKSDPLIWLKGYVDTERHKNADTIISEMRNSNYPENVLTILQDVLVYLETELPKYKRTHLHKNDIQSVKKMVKELNFTNPDRHVLKSVLVQMSLAVKMCSAVTIQKGNEEKVIEGYLPRLTQIAALVVFLLPKSKTNTGCLLEIGTGEGKSCILAMLAVIQAMRGVKVDIVTSSPVLARRDLEEWSKLYKMFDITSSAVPPVLNDVSSEELEELTQEAYKQDVVYSTVGTFAADTLKQEFEKKTTRGDRRFEMVLVDEVDYMTLDNGVQITFLSHESSGLQHLEQVLASIWAIISACRPIEEEETGETMWTTRVQSFHTAALIAMIGSDKNDRFSPLEILLPGIELGFYSEEDFENLKISINEEGEKKHGDIENEAWKTIMAKTGIEQQYDLLNVLEMGMEDKVAFNCYVYQPETRNVTQFGEQKTKTDQNINMLLLENGKACEMLSENLLIEATVSQLKSKIKYSQQCSSEEDKESLVIPSFLEKYLEKQLPLFVENALKAIQMTKGREYMIERSLKAQGKYVDEDDQHMYHAIIPVDFQASGMLEKRKRWGDGLQQFLEMKHQLTLSPLSNVTNYMSNSNFFKRYLMGKGIFGVSGTLGGDADKGFLTRHYKTDSYVIPRHQRQKVTELPAVQVRGGTDLWIQTICATVSKVSKRGQVVLVVCEDVNTANALNDKIGSETKHSVTMYTMSECHNIENQEFDKGRIIITTNLGGRGTDIKVTEEVNRCGGLFVLLTYFPNNRRVEKQVFGRTGRKGTPGMVQVILNHDCLAMAYRGHTIEVMRELREEYEVNRIKDMEKEKLAEIEMKEELFSTFCQFLSDFDKHYSTIEKIDLFEVKIKDVHRSFEYFHCKMDYHPALNALKESWGIWLILHTDQINIHRDLTHLKEDLIQNLQDTSKKLLQGHSENFYDHIQQALGRTALHLQNKNKCDYGAKSYWKKASDSDNYYRAVALYN from the exons ATGGGCCTCCTGGGAGGAGAAATAACTGTTAACAACTGTACACCCTACAAATGGACCGCCTGCATCGAGACCCAGACACCATGGCTGTTTCCTGACAGATACACTACA CTTGATATTCAACCTCACAAAAAAACACGGCAGTACCAGAGGGATTTGATTAAATGGGGCAAAGCCATCTACTTGAAAGTGAAATACGGGCAGTGCTCAGAGACAGAGTGCAAAACAGATCCAGATTTGTGGTACTTATTCAATCCAAGAGATGACCCTTGTTTCACAATTCGAGAGAGTGGAGACCACTGGTACATACATCTGGACTGCAATGTAAATTATGAGGACAAGAAATCAACATGCCCAAATTATg AGAAAATCAAAGATGATGCACGAGAGGAGGAGCAAAAACGAAGACAAGATGAAGAGCAGCGACGACAGGCGCAGCTTGAACGTGAAAGAAGAATTGAGGAACAGATTAAAAGAGAAAGTGAGCTCGCTGAGAAGAAGCTTTCACAGGCAAAAGAGACGCTGAAGCAGAAAGCAGAAGCACTAAATCATCGGCTGAGAGGCCATGAGCTCCATCACCAAACTCATGTAATACAACAGACTTTGGAGGCTGAAATTGAAATAGATGAG GTTACAGAAATAGAGAAGAAATTCTCAGCGCTCCTGTGTGAATATCAAATAACTGATGAGGAAGACTCAGAGGAGACATTAGAATACAGGATGAAAACCCTACAAAATGAGTTAATGGTGGAGTACTGTAAGAAACACGACCTGACCAgtagctgtgtgttttctttcgACACTGCAGTTGGTTATGAGACTTTGCCTCTACGTGATAGACTGACAGTGCTCGAGACAGTACTGCAGTTAGTTTTTGAGGAGGATGAACACgaccacacacataaacatgatcAGGATTTCCTCTTGGATGTGCTCGAACTGTTGCAAGACGATCATCCATCACTCGGGTTTAATCTTTTACAGAATGTTCTTCAAACTGATATGAAACTTTCTACAGAGAGTAAAGAAATTCTGTGTCAGATTGCGTTCAACAACACATGGAAACTGGCAGAAATAACAGATTTCATGCGTTATGTTGTCAGGaatgacaaagacaaagaccaaGTGCAGGCAATACTTCACATTGCACAGACCTACAAGTTGGAGTATGGGAATGTCCTCAATGCTTTAGATAAATCTGATCCCCTCATATGGCTGAAAGGGTATGttgacacagagagacacaaaaatGCTGATACTATTATTAGTGAAATGCGCAACTCAAACTACCCTGAGAATGTCCTGACAATACTACAGGATGTTCTGGTTTATCTAGAAACAGAGCTTCCAAAATACAAAAGAACTCATCTCCATAAAAATGACATTCAGAGTGTAAAGAAAATGGTTAAAGAACTGAATTTTACCAACCCAGACAGACACGTTCTCAAAAGTGTACTAGTGCAAATGTCACTCGCAGTAAAAATGTGCTCTGCTGTCACTATTCAAAAGGGTAACGAGGAAAAAGTCATTGAAGGATATCTTCCCAGATTAACTCAAATTGCAGCCCTGGTGGTTTTCCTGCTTCCAAAATCAAAAACCAACACAGGTTGTCTTCTTGAAATTGGGACAGGTGAAGGGAAATCTTGTATATTAGCCATGCTTGCTGTGATCCAAGCCATGCGTGGTGTGAAGGTGGACATTGTGACCAGCTCTCCGGTACTCGCCCGTCGTGATTTAGAGGAATGGAGCAAACTTTACAAGATGTTCGACATAACCTCATCTGCTGTTCCTCCAGTGCTGAATGATGTCTCATCTGAAGAACTAGAGGAACTGACTCAGGAAGCATACAAACAAGATGTAGTGTATAGTACTGTTGGAACTTTTGCAGCAGATACACTGAAACAAGAGTTTGAGAAGAAAACAACTCGAGGAGACAGAAGGTTTGAGATGGTCCTTGTGGATGAGGTTGACTACATGACCTTGGATAATGGAGTTCAAATAACATTTCTGTCCCATGAGTCCAGTGGACTCCAACATTTGGAACAAGTCCTAGCAAGCATCTGGGCCATAATATCTGCATGTCGACcaattgaagaagaagaaactggAGAGACCATGTGGACAACAAGAGTCCAGAGTTTTCACACAGCTGCCCTGATAGCAATGATTGGTTCAGATAAAAATGATAGATTTTCACCACTGGAAATTCTGTTGCCAGGCATTGAATTAGGCTTTTACTCAGAGGAAGATTTTGAAAATTTGAAGATTTCTATTAatgaagaaggagaaaagaaacatGGAGACATTGAAAATGAGGCATGGAAGACCATCATGGCCAAGACAGGAATAGAACAACAATATGATTTGCTCAATGTTCTTGAGATGGGGATGGAGGACAAGGTGGCATTTAACTGTTATGTTTATCAGCCGGAAACAAGAAATGTGACTCAGTTTGGAGAGCAAAAGACAAAAACTGACCAAAACATCAACATGCTGCTACTTGAGAATGGAAAAGCTTGTGAGATGCTGTCAGAAAATCTGCTCATTGAAGCCACTGTTAGCCAGTTGAAATCCAAAATTAAATACTCTCAACAATGTAGTTCAGAAGAAGATAAAGAATCGCTTGTAATCCCTTCTTTCTTAGAGAAATACCTGGAAAAGCAGCTGCCACTGTTTGTTGAGAATGCATTGAAGGCCATTCAGATGACCAAAGGCAGAGAGTACATGATTGAGAGATCTCTAAAAGCTCAGGGAAAATATGTTGATGAAGATGATCAACACATGTACCATGCAATAATCCCAGTGGACTTTCAGGCTAGTGGAAtgctggagaaaagaaaacgaTGGGGTGATGGACTACAACAATTTCTGGAGATGAAGCATCAACTAACTTTATCTCCATTATCAAATGTGACAAACTACATGTCTAATTCAAATTTCTTTAAAAGATATCTCATGGGGAAAGGGATATTTGGTGTTTCTGGAACACTAGGTGGAGATGCAGACAAGGGTTTCCTGACAAGACATTACAAAACGGATAGCTATGTCATACCACGTCATCAACGTCAGAAGGTTACTGAGCTGCCTGCAGTACAAGTGAGGGGAGGTACCGACCTGTGGATCCAAACTATTTGTGCCACAGTATCAAAAGTCTCTAAACGAGGACAGGTGGTGTTAGTCGTGTGTGAGGACGTCAACACAGCAAATGCGCTCAATGACAAAATTGGATCAGAAACTAAACATTCAGTTACCATGTACACGATGAGCGAGTGCCACAACATTGAGAACCAGGAGTTCGACAAGGGACGGATCATTATTACCACTAACCTTGGAGGACGTGGGACAGACATTAAGGTCACAGAAGAGGTTAACCGCTGCGGTGGTCTCTTTGTGCTACTCACGTACTTCCCCAATAACCGAAGAGTTGAGAAACAAGTGTTTGGACGAACAGGTCGAAAAGGCACCCCAGGGATGGTCCAGGTAATACTGAACCATGATTGTCTGGCCATGGCCTACCGAGGCCATACTATTGAAGTCATGAGGGAACTGAGAGAAGAATATGAAGTTAATCGAATAAAAGACATGGAGAAGGAGAAACTAGCTGAAATTGAAATGAAGGAAGAGCTGTTCTCTACATTTTGTCAGTTCCTTAGTGACTTTGACAAGCATTATAGTACAATAGAGAAGATAGACCTCTttgaagtgaaaataaaagatgTCCATCGTTCCTTTGAATATTTTCACTGTAAGATGGACTATCACCCAGCACTGAATGCTTTGAAGGAATCATGGGGTATATGGCTGATACTTCATACAGACCAGATTAACATACACAGAGACCTTACACACCTGAAAGAAGACCTAATCCAGAACTTGCAGGATACAAGTAAGAAACTTTTACAAGGACACAGTGAAAACTTTTATGACCACATCCAGCAGGCTTTAGGAAGAACTGCCTTGCAccttcaaaacaaaaataaatgtgactaTGGAGCGAAATCTTACTGGAAAAAAGCCTCTGACTCAGACAACTACTACAGAGCTGTTGCACTGTATAATTAG